One Bacillus sp. 1780r2a1 DNA segment encodes these proteins:
- a CDS encoding MFS transporter, whose translation MESRKKMDLLALASVPLIMTLGNSMLIPVLPVIEKQLKISSMQVSMIITVYSIFAIFLIPIAGYLSDRFGRKKVIIPSLILAGIGGAITGWASWQMSSPFWIILIGRAIQGIGSAGAMPVVIPCVGDMFEDEQEVTKGLGLIETANTFGKVLSPILGAFLASFIWFLPFWFIPILCLLSILLVLFLVKTPKSGSSDTKKQDIKDFIKNVKSTLHKNIRWLLAIFILGAIIMLVLFGMLFYLSTILEERYDIINTKKGFVMAIPLLALSIASYVAGKKIGKNKVVMKWCSFFGFLLLACSFPILFFNTSIVMIIITLVIGGIGIGVALPSLDALITEGIEKEERGTITSIYSSMRFVGVAAGPPLYTLLMKWSDMAVFQTSLFVSAIGAIIVLKAIKPTDEAMKVKKAEV comes from the coding sequence ATGGAAAGTAGAAAAAAAATGGACTTGCTTGCGCTTGCATCCGTTCCGCTTATTATGACATTGGGGAACTCCATGCTAATACCTGTTTTACCAGTCATTGAAAAGCAATTGAAAATTAGCTCTATGCAGGTCTCGATGATTATTACCGTGTACTCGATATTTGCTATTTTTTTAATTCCCATTGCTGGCTATTTATCAGATCGCTTTGGACGAAAAAAAGTCATCATTCCCAGTCTGATTTTAGCTGGAATAGGTGGAGCAATTACGGGATGGGCTTCATGGCAAATGAGTAGCCCGTTTTGGATTATTTTAATTGGAAGGGCCATTCAGGGAATTGGTTCTGCCGGTGCTATGCCAGTGGTTATTCCATGTGTAGGAGACATGTTTGAAGATGAACAGGAAGTAACGAAAGGGTTAGGGTTAATTGAAACTGCTAATACGTTTGGTAAAGTATTAAGCCCAATTTTAGGTGCATTTTTAGCCTCTTTTATTTGGTTTTTGCCGTTTTGGTTTATTCCGATTCTTTGTCTGTTGTCCATTTTACTTGTTCTCTTTTTGGTGAAAACCCCTAAATCAGGGTCATCTGATACAAAGAAACAAGACATTAAAGATTTCATTAAAAATGTGAAGAGCACTCTTCATAAAAATATTCGCTGGTTGTTAGCCATTTTCATTTTAGGTGCTATTATTATGCTTGTTTTATTTGGAATGCTCTTTTATTTATCAACAATTCTAGAAGAGAGATATGACATTATCAATACAAAAAAAGGCTTTGTAATGGCCATTCCATTGCTTGCATTATCCATTGCCTCGTATGTTGCCGGGAAGAAAATTGGTAAGAATAAAGTGGTGATGAAATGGTGTTCATTCTTTGGTTTTCTTCTATTAGCCTGTTCTTTTCCTATCTTATTTTTTAATACTTCAATTGTCATGATTATCATCACGCTTGTAATTGGCGGTATCGGAATAGGTGTTGCACTTCCAAGTCTTGATGCTTTAATTACCGAAGGCATTGAGAAAGAAGAGCGAGGGACAATTACGTCAATTTACAGTTCCATGCGCTTCGTCGGAGTCGCTGCCGGTCCCCCATTGTATACTTTGCTAATGAAATGGTCTGATATGGCTGTTTTCCAAACGTCTTTATTTGTTAGTGCAATCGGGGCTATTATCGTTCTTAAAGCAATCAAACCAACAGATGAAGCCATGAAGGTTAAAAAAGCTGAGGTTTAA
- a CDS encoding NupC/NupG family nucleoside CNT transporter: MNFLWGLLGIAFIFLVAFLLSSNKKAIKPRTILVGLAIQVLFGFIVLKWNVGRAALEKVTTAVQNVVNYANEGISFLFGALSDATQPTGFIFAFNVLTLIIFFSSLIAVLYHLGIMQIIIKFLGGGLSKLLGTSQTESLSAAANIFVGQTEAPLVIRPYLPKMTRSELFAVMTGGLASVAGSVLFGYAALGVPIEYLLAASFMAAPAGLIMAKMIIPETEKTSTAEGVAMEKDKDTVNVIDAAARGASDGLKLALNVGAMLLAFIALIALLNGILSGIGSLFNLENFTLDTILGFVFAPIAFVIGVPWSEAVQAAGFIGQKFVLNEFVAYSSFAPQIDQLSDKTVAVISFALCGFANLSSLAILLGGLGNMAPSRRPEIARLGFRAILAGTLANLLSAAIAGMFI, translated from the coding sequence ATGAATTTCCTTTGGGGTCTATTAGGTATTGCGTTTATCTTTTTGGTAGCGTTTTTATTATCTAGTAATAAAAAAGCAATCAAACCTCGTACTATATTAGTCGGCTTAGCCATTCAAGTTCTATTTGGATTTATCGTCTTAAAATGGAACGTTGGTCGAGCAGCTTTAGAAAAAGTAACAACTGCTGTACAAAATGTTGTAAATTACGCAAATGAAGGGATTTCTTTCTTATTTGGTGCACTATCGGATGCAACTCAGCCTACTGGGTTTATCTTTGCATTTAATGTACTAACATTAATTATTTTCTTCTCTTCTTTAATTGCGGTTCTATACCATTTAGGAATTATGCAGATTATCATTAAGTTCCTTGGTGGCGGATTATCAAAATTACTTGGAACAAGCCAAACAGAATCATTATCTGCTGCAGCAAATATTTTTGTTGGTCAAACCGAAGCACCGTTAGTTATTCGACCATACTTACCGAAAATGACAAGATCAGAGCTTTTTGCTGTTATGACAGGTGGATTAGCATCTGTAGCTGGTTCAGTACTATTTGGGTATGCAGCTTTAGGTGTACCAATCGAATATTTATTAGCAGCAAGCTTTATGGCCGCTCCAGCCGGATTAATTATGGCTAAAATGATTATTCCAGAGACGGAAAAGACGTCAACAGCTGAAGGCGTTGCGATGGAGAAAGATAAAGATACAGTTAACGTAATTGATGCAGCAGCTCGCGGAGCATCTGATGGGTTAAAGCTTGCACTAAACGTAGGAGCAATGCTACTTGCATTCATCGCACTAATTGCATTGTTAAATGGAATTTTGTCTGGAATTGGAAGCCTTTTCAACCTTGAAAACTTTACACTTGACACGATTTTAGGATTTGTTTTTGCACCGATTGCGTTTGTCATTGGTGTTCCTTGGAGCGAAGCAGTACAAGCAGCTGGTTTCATTGGACAAAAGTTTGTATTAAACGAGTTTGTAGCTTACTCTTCTTTCGCTCCACAAATTGATCAGCTTTCTGATAAAACAGTTGCTGTTATCAGCTTCGCACTATGTGGATTTGCTAACTTATCTTCACTTGCTATTTTATTAGGTGGATTAGGCAATATGGCGCCAAGCCGTCGTCCAGAAATAGCACGTTTAGGTTTCCGTGCTATTCTTGCCGGAACGTTAGCTAACCTATTAAGCGCAGCAATTGCAGGTATGTTTATTTAA
- a CDS encoding ABC transporter permease, whose protein sequence is MKTYILKRFISMIITLWVIVTLTFFLMNAIPGSPFNEERATSEAVQENLESYYHLNEPLIVQYFMYIKSIVTFDFGPSIKQPSQTVNDLLGRGFPVSFELGMVTLLVAVFSGIALGIVAALRRNGIVDYLAMTIAVIGISIPNFVMATLLIQKLAVDWAILPAATWTSPKHMILPTLALATGPMAIIARLTRASMIEVLTQDYIRTARAKGLSPYKIVFKHALRNALLPVVTVLGTIAASVLTGTFVIEQIFAIPGMGKYFVDSINTRDYPVIMGTTVFYSAILIFMLFLVDIAYGILDPRIKLHRKEG, encoded by the coding sequence ATGAAGACATACATATTGAAGCGCTTTATTTCAATGATTATCACATTGTGGGTCATTGTAACATTAACATTCTTTTTAATGAATGCTATACCAGGTTCACCTTTTAATGAAGAGCGAGCTACGAGTGAAGCTGTACAAGAAAATTTAGAGTCGTACTATCACTTAAATGAGCCATTAATTGTTCAGTACTTTATGTACATAAAATCAATTGTTACGTTTGATTTTGGACCATCAATTAAGCAGCCTTCTCAAACAGTAAATGATTTGCTGGGACGAGGCTTTCCAGTTTCTTTTGAGCTTGGGATGGTTACTTTACTTGTCGCTGTGTTTTCAGGTATCGCACTTGGAATTGTAGCCGCACTACGCCGCAACGGAATTGTAGATTATTTAGCGATGACAATTGCTGTTATCGGAATTTCTATTCCTAACTTTGTTATGGCAACGCTGCTTATTCAAAAGCTAGCCGTTGATTGGGCGATTTTACCAGCAGCTACATGGACAAGTCCAAAGCATATGATTTTACCAACGCTTGCTCTTGCGACGGGGCCGATGGCTATCATTGCGCGCTTAACCCGTGCAAGTATGATTGAAGTGTTAACTCAAGACTATATTCGAACGGCAAGAGCTAAAGGGCTTTCTCCTTATAAGATTGTATTTAAGCATGCCTTGCGAAACGCGCTGCTTCCAGTGGTAACGGTGTTGGGAACAATTGCTGCTAGCGTACTGACTGGGACGTTTGTTATTGAACAGATTTTTGCTATACCTGGTATGGGAAAATACTTTGTTGACAGTATAAACACGCGTGATTATCCGGTTATTATGGGAACCACAGTATTTTATAGTGCCATTTTAATCTTTATGCTGTTTTTAGTAGACATTGCTTATGGTATTTTGGATCCAAGAATTAAACTACATCGAAAGGAAGGATGA
- a CDS encoding DUF4183 domain-containing protein, which produces MALQIMKILASATTVTTISPVNTKLFYVTTAQTNGGATLTIDAADFFLDDGSAATTLPVLESSNSYYQVYINGLLQMEGLSTYTPGATGVGSVAVDVPVGGSILAGTPIIVEVVNFTPASSTTVTT; this is translated from the coding sequence ATGGCATTGCAAATTATGAAAATTTTAGCTTCCGCTACAACGGTTACAACCATAAGCCCTGTTAATACAAAATTATTTTATGTTACGACTGCACAAACGAATGGAGGAGCTACGCTAACCATCGATGCAGCTGACTTTTTTTTAGATGATGGCTCAGCAGCAACGACACTTCCTGTACTAGAAAGTAGCAATAGCTATTACCAAGTGTATATCAATGGTTTATTGCAGATGGAAGGGTTATCGACTTACACACCTGGTGCTACGGGCGTAGGCTCAGTGGCAGTTGATGTACCAGTAGGCGGCTCTATCTTAGCAGGAACTCCTATTATTGTAGAGGTTGTTAACTTTACACCAGCTTCGTCAACAACTGTTACAACATAA
- a CDS encoding C39 family peptidase, protein MMEITVKELKNYIEEHRIIDGLQSVRLELEQLEKAPSHHTLKQKLAKFQSSDDLYELIRLLDDSLMYRYSTVVTRYGYRRFGTFQMAIFLYDELVREGKTLQAKRELDLLLKTTDLNTVTSKQIETAYFLMVRILLEIKRVDEAKEWMQKVEQYNKTGMFDKWGYFYIQTGEWEKAEYYLSEGISKNEKTDMCFLFLADLYAAKGEHEKALHTIDEALGMYPQLPALYMEKVRKLKDLHYYEELLEAVSELEQILITKEYHSYFTQLKAEAFFYLKNASQLQALVEQEESLKNTPYAKLMSDGQAVKLPIKPIIQKDNYCVPASLSMILSLFNQPKTQDEIAEHIYSQLGSKLSSAVEYTESLGYSCRFFTGTIDIYKQLLQSGIPILVSVEFEHASHVQVVYGYNDQLQAFYVQDPNFLNPQLVEYSEFDRLYVNSGYLSIAICKEEARLTFLSEREHYFFKELYRITDLVEQDEERYIQQLIALLESNGDIPFSPLFGIKHIFREDSRQVTLEWLHKLLTTYPNNDYIRLHAAYAFFRTDEKQKAAELLQQVKEKRTSSLYYYLKGRLYFEDDQYTQAITYFHRSLQLDIEQHLVLSYLALAYFYKDDVDYAYELSHTSLSFYDEEPFSKVNHALILNDLGKTQEARTIFDDLLRHDRTDAFLWYERAKCDQRLEKGQKAYRGFMVAKHLQSDMPYPYISLADWYQHEKEDSLKAEAILCEGIKQVESNETLSRLLGDLYIENKEYEKAIQLFANARVPMLQNGLAYAYLQADRLSEALNLYEKALITEEYNQDAWLDAGNALLYFCKERDLQEGIEVGISLIEKGLSGLESDLDQALESYVGFINDFGRQEQGVSFLKQEWKSRPKEILYGCYAGVLLEEEKRYDEAMALYEEALRVEPNAFSYYRLGEVYKEMDLVEKAKEAYELCVYYDHRNSGAYENLALIARMEEDEESEKKYLYTMLQFDPLDVNIERLSQLCKTESDYTELIHYLETMETSSLQGWIMDSLAYVYGAKGDENQEEKYLLKALEMNPDQQAVQHHYANWCIQKGNLKEAKSIMLKLIKENVEEELFYATWLECFPSRKDLLTLSTHLKKLNVTNEEKAFIYTNTAVALQAVVEEFSEVEEERTFLKRTFKKFKEKATMIALFGMIIELHETAMKLDRTNVQAVHALASFYEERQMEDEAISLLERKLKETEDVSIGHHLMHIIINLDHGDESIKKGLSFVEFLLSIDPHNFEFLLYEAILLGEQGSVVEAEQKFKMLLKQQKYDPNVYAGLGKLYNRMERYDEAIGIFNAGIESSQSNTLLYIELGIAYHLTGQTQVAAELMAKRLEEDDDLFIRYNLACYLASIGDIKQAEQELHLVLEQDESGQFYEMAKEDEDLRLLRIQ, encoded by the coding sequence ATGATGGAGATTACGGTAAAAGAGTTGAAAAATTATATAGAAGAGCATCGGATTATTGATGGACTTCAATCTGTGCGCTTAGAATTAGAACAGCTTGAAAAGGCACCCTCACATCATACCTTAAAGCAAAAACTTGCTAAGTTTCAATCGAGTGATGATTTATATGAGCTTATTCGCCTATTGGACGATAGCTTAATGTATCGATATAGTACCGTAGTTACTCGATACGGTTATCGCCGTTTTGGCACATTTCAAATGGCTATCTTTTTATATGATGAACTTGTTCGTGAAGGAAAGACGTTACAAGCAAAGCGAGAACTGGATTTATTGTTAAAAACTACAGATTTAAATACAGTCACATCAAAACAAATTGAAACGGCTTACTTCCTAATGGTACGTATTTTGTTAGAAATTAAGCGGGTTGATGAAGCGAAAGAATGGATGCAGAAAGTTGAGCAATACAATAAAACTGGAATGTTTGATAAATGGGGCTATTTTTACATTCAAACTGGCGAATGGGAAAAAGCAGAATACTATTTAAGTGAAGGCATTAGTAAAAATGAAAAAACGGACATGTGTTTTTTATTTTTAGCTGATTTATATGCTGCGAAAGGTGAACATGAAAAAGCTTTACATACCATTGATGAAGCTTTAGGCATGTATCCCCAGCTCCCTGCGTTATATATGGAGAAAGTTAGAAAGCTAAAAGACTTACATTACTATGAGGAGCTTCTTGAGGCTGTTAGTGAATTAGAACAAATACTTATTACAAAAGAGTATCATTCTTATTTTACACAGCTTAAAGCAGAAGCCTTTTTTTATTTGAAAAATGCAAGCCAACTACAAGCATTAGTGGAACAAGAAGAGAGCTTAAAAAATACACCGTACGCAAAATTAATGAGTGATGGACAAGCTGTGAAGTTACCAATTAAGCCTATTATTCAAAAAGATAACTACTGTGTTCCAGCAAGTCTAAGCATGATTCTTAGCTTATTTAACCAACCTAAGACACAAGATGAAATTGCGGAACATATTTATAGCCAGCTGGGGTCAAAACTCTCAAGCGCGGTGGAATATACGGAAAGTCTTGGCTATAGCTGTCGTTTTTTTACAGGGACTATAGATATTTATAAACAACTGCTTCAAAGCGGTATACCGATACTTGTTAGTGTAGAATTTGAGCATGCTTCTCATGTTCAAGTGGTCTATGGTTATAATGATCAGCTACAGGCTTTCTATGTGCAGGATCCTAATTTTCTAAATCCCCAGTTGGTTGAGTATAGTGAGTTCGACCGACTTTACGTAAACTCAGGTTATTTATCCATTGCTATTTGTAAAGAAGAAGCAAGACTTACGTTTCTTTCAGAGCGTGAGCACTACTTTTTCAAGGAATTATATCGCATAACAGATCTAGTCGAGCAAGATGAAGAGCGCTATATTCAGCAGTTAATAGCGCTTCTAGAGTCGAATGGAGATATTCCATTTTCTCCGTTGTTTGGTATTAAACACATCTTTCGAGAGGATAGTCGTCAAGTTACGTTGGAGTGGTTACATAAACTACTTACTACGTATCCAAATAATGATTACATTAGGTTACATGCAGCTTATGCGTTTTTTCGAACAGATGAAAAGCAAAAAGCAGCCGAGCTCTTACAACAGGTTAAAGAAAAACGAACGAGCTCACTTTATTATTATTTAAAAGGCAGGCTTTATTTTGAAGATGATCAGTATACACAGGCGATTACGTATTTTCATCGATCATTGCAGCTAGATATTGAGCAGCATCTTGTACTTAGCTATTTAGCACTTGCTTATTTCTATAAAGATGATGTTGATTACGCTTATGAATTGTCTCATACTTCACTAAGCTTTTATGATGAAGAACCATTTTCAAAAGTCAATCATGCACTAATTTTAAATGATCTTGGAAAGACTCAAGAAGCTCGAACTATTTTCGATGATTTATTGCGCCATGATCGCACAGACGCATTTTTATGGTATGAACGTGCTAAGTGTGATCAACGCTTAGAGAAAGGACAAAAAGCGTATCGAGGTTTTATGGTAGCAAAGCACCTGCAGTCTGATATGCCATATCCTTACATTTCCTTAGCAGACTGGTATCAGCATGAAAAAGAAGATTCATTAAAAGCTGAAGCTATTTTATGTGAAGGAATTAAGCAAGTTGAAAGTAACGAAACGCTTTCCCGCTTGCTTGGAGATCTTTATATTGAAAACAAAGAATATGAAAAAGCAATTCAACTCTTTGCAAATGCGCGTGTACCAATGCTTCAAAATGGCCTTGCTTATGCTTATTTGCAAGCTGATCGCTTATCAGAAGCATTGAATCTGTACGAAAAAGCTTTAATAACTGAAGAGTATAATCAAGATGCTTGGTTAGACGCAGGGAATGCGCTGTTGTATTTTTGCAAAGAACGTGACCTTCAAGAAGGAATAGAAGTTGGAATCTCTCTCATCGAAAAAGGCCTTTCTGGTCTAGAGTCAGACTTAGATCAAGCTTTAGAATCTTATGTAGGGTTTATAAATGACTTTGGTCGCCAGGAACAAGGGGTTTCTTTCTTGAAACAAGAATGGAAAAGCCGTCCAAAAGAAATTCTTTATGGATGCTATGCCGGTGTACTGTTAGAGGAAGAGAAGCGGTATGATGAAGCGATGGCTCTTTATGAAGAGGCACTGAGAGTTGAACCAAATGCTTTTTCATATTATCGCTTAGGCGAAGTTTACAAAGAGATGGATTTAGTTGAAAAAGCTAAAGAAGCCTATGAGCTATGCGTGTATTATGATCACCGAAACAGCGGGGCATATGAGAACTTAGCGCTAATTGCTCGAATGGAAGAAGATGAAGAATCAGAAAAAAAATACTTATATACCATGCTACAATTCGATCCATTGGATGTAAATATAGAGCGTTTATCACAATTGTGTAAGACAGAATCTGATTATACAGAACTCATTCATTATTTAGAGACCATGGAAACATCGTCTCTTCAAGGGTGGATCATGGATAGCTTAGCTTATGTGTACGGTGCCAAAGGTGATGAGAATCAAGAAGAAAAGTACTTGTTAAAAGCCTTAGAGATGAATCCTGATCAACAAGCCGTACAGCATCACTATGCAAATTGGTGCATACAAAAAGGAAATCTTAAAGAAGCAAAGTCAATTATGCTAAAGCTTATTAAAGAAAATGTAGAAGAAGAGCTCTTTTATGCAACATGGTTGGAGTGTTTCCCATCTCGAAAAGACCTTTTGACCCTTTCTACGCATTTAAAGAAACTAAATGTAACAAATGAAGAAAAAGCATTTATCTATACGAATACGGCAGTTGCACTTCAAGCAGTAGTCGAAGAGTTCAGTGAAGTAGAAGAAGAAAGGACTTTTCTAAAGCGTACGTTTAAAAAGTTTAAAGAAAAAGCAACAATGATTGCGCTTTTTGGTATGATTATTGAGTTACATGAAACAGCTATGAAATTAGATCGCACAAATGTACAAGCCGTGCATGCGTTAGCGAGTTTTTATGAGGAAAGGCAGATGGAAGATGAAGCTATTTCTTTGCTGGAGAGGAAGCTAAAAGAAACGGAAGATGTTAGTATTGGCCATCATTTAATGCATATTATCATTAATCTTGATCATGGTGATGAGAGTATTAAAAAGGGCTTATCTTTTGTAGAGTTTTTATTAAGTATAGACCCTCACAACTTTGAGTTCTTATTATACGAAGCGATTTTACTTGGTGAGCAAGGAAGTGTAGTAGAGGCAGAACAAAAGTTTAAAATGCTCTTAAAGCAGCAAAAATATGATCCAAACGTTTATGCTGGATTAGGAAAGCTGTATAATCGAATGGAACGATATGATGAAGCTATTGGCATCTTCAATGCAGGAATTGAAAGTAGTCAATCGAACACCTTGCTGTATATAGAGCTTGGTATTGCCTATCATTTAACTGGGCAGACACAGGTTGCAGCGGAGCTTATGGCAAAGCGGTTAGAAGAAGATGATGACTTGTTTATTCGTTATAATTTAGCTTGTTACCTAGCGAGTATAGGAGATATAAAACAAGCAGAACAAGAGCTTCACCTTGTATTGGAACAGGATGAAAGCGGCCAGTTTTATGAGATGGCAAAAGAAGACGAAGATCTTCGTTTACTACGCATTCAGTAA
- a CDS encoding purine/pyrimidine permease: MIRTSIASLQWFLFMISNSIIVPIVIASQFSLSPTESIEFLQRTLFILGASGLLQIFIGHRLPIMEGPAGVWWGVFSLYAGLGTVLFGSGTETLQVLQFTMITSGIIALLMSAFGLIDKLAKYFTPTVTGTYLILLVAQLSGSFLKGMLGVTSDNPAIKLPVALASAAILLLAFYMLSHPVFNKFSIIVSIGIGWGLFAILNLTDQITFQSNLFYIPEPFAFGAPRLEWSMVTTAFFVTLILITNMLASIRVVESVYERNGTKAKRSYIKQSGIASGISQLLGGVFSGVGAVPISGSGGFISATGIYSRLPFIVASCLLLFVSIFTPLTSIMSSLPTAVGYAAIFPVFASMIALGIHEFSNTPAPYQAMKKAGIPLFAGIGVMFLPTDAFSTLPPLVTTFLSNGLVLGTLIILIIEVYSSFQERRFAKESSK, encoded by the coding sequence ATGATTCGTACGTCCATTGCTTCGTTACAATGGTTTTTATTTATGATTTCTAATAGCATTATCGTTCCAATTGTTATCGCTTCTCAATTCAGCCTTTCACCAACAGAATCCATTGAATTTTTACAGCGTACGCTTTTCATTCTTGGAGCATCCGGCTTACTTCAAATCTTCATTGGACATCGATTACCGATTATGGAAGGCCCAGCTGGTGTTTGGTGGGGCGTATTTTCCCTCTATGCCGGCTTAGGAACGGTTTTATTTGGTTCAGGAACGGAAACGCTTCAGGTTTTACAATTCACAATGATTACAAGTGGAATTATTGCTTTATTGATGAGTGCCTTTGGCCTTATCGATAAGCTAGCAAAATATTTCACCCCAACTGTAACCGGTACTTATTTAATTTTACTAGTAGCACAGCTAAGCGGTTCATTCTTAAAAGGTATGCTTGGGGTAACAAGCGATAACCCTGCTATCAAACTTCCAGTCGCGTTAGCTTCAGCTGCTATTTTACTATTAGCTTTTTATATGCTCTCACATCCTGTATTTAATAAGTTCAGTATTATTGTAAGCATTGGTATTGGTTGGGGACTGTTCGCTATTTTAAACTTAACAGATCAAATTACGTTTCAATCGAATCTTTTTTATATCCCTGAACCATTTGCTTTCGGAGCTCCTAGATTGGAATGGAGCATGGTAACAACTGCTTTTTTTGTCACGCTTATCTTAATTACAAACATGCTCGCTTCCATACGCGTTGTGGAATCCGTTTATGAACGCAACGGTACGAAAGCAAAAAGGAGCTATATTAAACAATCAGGCATTGCTTCCGGAATTAGTCAACTGCTTGGAGGTGTCTTCTCTGGTGTCGGTGCAGTTCCGATCTCAGGATCTGGAGGCTTTATTTCAGCAACTGGCATATACAGTCGTTTACCGTTTATTGTAGCGTCTTGTTTATTATTGTTTGTGAGCATTTTTACTCCGCTCACTTCCATTATGTCTAGCTTACCCACAGCCGTAGGCTATGCTGCTATTTTCCCTGTCTTTGCGAGCATGATTGCATTAGGTATACATGAGTTTTCCAATACACCTGCCCCTTATCAGGCTATGAAAAAAGCTGGAATTCCTTTATTCGCAGGAATTGGAGTTATGTTCTTACCAACGGATGCTTTTTCTACACTTCCCCCGTTGGTAACAACATTCTTAAGCAACGGTTTGGTGTTAGGTACGCTCATTATTCTTATTATCGAAGTATACTCATCTTTCCAAGAACGCCGCTTTGCCAAGGAAAGTAGCAAATAA
- a CDS encoding M55 family metallopeptidase: MKLYVSIDMEGITGLVDQSNVFLQEANYERSRRIMTQEANAVIEAALKNRCTEVVVNDSHSSMNNLLVEDLHSEAVLISGSVKPYSMVQGLDSSFAGAMFIGYHSRAGMPGVMSHAMTFGVRNMYINDVAVGELGFNAYVAGHYEVPVLLVAGDDYTAIEATSLIPNVTTAIVKKSISRSAAQTLTPKKAEQLLQEKVEIAIQNKHLINPLLPPNQPTLRIEFNNYGQAEWANLMPGTKIEPNSTIVSFQAKDILEAYQAMLVMTELAMRTTFC; this comes from the coding sequence ATGAAGCTATACGTATCTATCGATATGGAAGGAATTACTGGCCTTGTAGATCAAAGTAACGTCTTTTTACAAGAAGCAAACTATGAGCGCAGCAGGCGAATTATGACACAAGAAGCCAATGCTGTCATTGAAGCTGCGTTAAAGAACCGCTGTACAGAAGTAGTTGTAAATGATAGCCATTCAAGTATGAATAACCTGTTAGTTGAAGATTTGCACTCTGAAGCCGTTTTAATTTCAGGTAGCGTTAAGCCATATTCAATGGTTCAAGGCCTGGATAGTTCATTTGCTGGGGCAATGTTTATTGGATACCATTCACGTGCTGGAATGCCTGGCGTTATGTCACACGCTATGACTTTCGGAGTGCGAAATATGTATATAAACGACGTAGCCGTTGGTGAGCTAGGGTTTAATGCTTATGTCGCAGGGCATTATGAAGTGCCTGTTTTACTTGTCGCAGGGGATGATTATACAGCCATCGAAGCGACATCACTCATTCCAAACGTCACGACAGCAATTGTTAAAAAATCCATTTCTCGTTCTGCAGCACAAACACTAACTCCTAAGAAAGCAGAACAATTACTTCAAGAAAAAGTTGAAATTGCCATTCAAAACAAACACTTAATAAATCCCTTATTACCACCAAACCAACCTACTTTAAGAATCGAATTTAATAATTACGGTCAAGCAGAATGGGCTAATTTAATGCCAGGTACAAAAATTGAACCTAATTCAACAATCGTTAGCTTTCAAGCGAAAGATATTTTAGAAGCATATCAAGCAATGCTTGTTATGACAGAACTTGCGATGCGAACTACATTTTGTTAG
- a CDS encoding DUF4183 domain-containing protein, with protein sequence MKKCNKNSHSIRAKQVTDWTKRSIQISTKLSLPPLKIAKTNISYYYARADGQQRIFTNKDQLTGYGNSGILNPDSVSYTNLFVNGMLQPPAIYKVDEGKLELLSTDVPSENTLILLQFITIYLV encoded by the coding sequence GTGAAAAAGTGCAATAAAAACTCTCATTCAATACGAGCTAAACAAGTTACGGACTGGACCAAGCGTTCAATACAGATTTCAACCAAACTTTCTTTGCCACCCTTAAAAATTGCCAAAACAAATATTTCTTACTACTATGCTAGAGCAGATGGGCAACAGCGCATTTTCACAAACAAAGACCAGCTAACAGGATACGGAAACAGCGGCATATTAAATCCTGATTCAGTTTCCTACACTAATTTATTTGTAAATGGCATGCTTCAGCCTCCTGCAATTTATAAAGTGGATGAAGGTAAACTTGAGCTTTTATCCACAGATGTTCCTTCCGAGAATACATTAATTTTACTGCAGTTTATTACAATTTATTTAGTTTAA